From the genome of Spodoptera frugiperda isolate SF20-4 chromosome 7, AGI-APGP_CSIRO_Sfru_2.0, whole genome shotgun sequence:
cggacGACGCGCCGGCGGCGCACTCCCCGCACGTGTGGCGGCGCCTGCACCTGGACCCGCAGCGCCTGGAGCAGTGGAACCTCAACCTGCGCCTGTGGCTGCACGTCACCATCCTGCAGCGGCTGGTGCGCGAGATGGAGGCGGCGGACGAGGCGCTGGCGGCGGCCGGGCTGGAGGCGCGCCTGGGCGGCGCCAGCGTGGAGCGCCTGCGGGCCGCCGCGGCCGCCGCGCCGCAGTCGGCGCTGCAGTCGCTGCCGGCGCTGCTGGCCTACCTCGAGCCCTTCGCGGACCAGCGCTACGTCGTGCAGCGTATCCGAGGTACGAGCCGCATTTCACTAAACCAAATCTAGTGACATGTCAGAAAAGCAGATTAAAAATCTCCCAACACTATTTGTTTCGCTTAATTTCGTACATCACTACGACCATGGGAACGAACcaagtttataaaatgtaagtttaaaaaaaacagagtTCGTAAAATAAAGACTTACAACTCATAAAGACGCACGATTCGGGCGCCACACCGAACGCGCGATGTTTACTCAATAGTCTATTGCATTCCATTGTACATAGGCAGATGATATAAAATTGACAAGTTTCAATGCGGATTTCTTGCAGTCGTAATTATTCAATCATTAGGTAGGTtcttatgtaattttataaaatatctttgttttcCACCTAAACATATGGTATCAGTCTGCAGGTTATTTTGAACTCCGTAGGAAACACCATGTGCTACCTTTCCATCGACGCAATATTGCAGAATGTTTATTCGATTATTATCGAAAGTTCTCAATAGGTATTCTCAGGTAGCATTTTGTATTCAAAGTACAAAgtacaaagtcaaagcatttatttcaattaatcctaaattaggcacttttgaaacgtcaaattgaattgtccatcagtctgtctgtcagtgaagctaggcgctcgttccaaagtgtagcttcgaatggagaagaacgagcaagaaactccattcgttactcttttcaaaaaatgttttttacaatatctctgatacattatttgatcatttacctattgtatatatatgtaggaacaatgtaacgacaatacgacgcgatgtcaaaactatgggacaataaaaccaatttgtaaagaatataaaataaaaaagcgggttgtttcaaacatagtgcccacatattaCATATgcacacttacaattttgaaataatgcttctatacaaataaaaaataatctttaatttattttttcaaataaaaaaaataactgcttgatgccacaggatccctagactacattggaataaattaatactttaatttaacgtgtaactagtgatcgtattagagcattgtctagtgtgagcgagtgtccagtggagccggaccaacatgctgccaatTTATGTGATGATTGAAGTTAATATTATGTCTTAAATGTCAATGTTTATGAGATATTGTTAggttagttaattatattcattatgTCCAGTAATGTATGTGTCTCCGTTATCATTATTGGTAACTCGATGTCATTATGTACGTCCCCGGTGCAGAGCTGGCGCGCGGCGGCTGCCTGAGCGCGTACCGCTGGAACGGCGGCGGCTCGGACTGGGACGACAGCAAGCCCACGGACGCCGAGCTCGTCATGCACCTGCTGGCCACGTACCTGGACGCCGCGCTGCCGGCCGCGGGCTGCGCGCGCCCCTTCAGCGCCGCGCACGTGTCGCGCGCGCCCGCGCTGCCGCCGCGCGGGCCGGGCGCGCTGGCCGTGCGCTGCGTGGCGCCGCGGCCGCCGCACTACGCGCTGGTGCTGGGCGACGAGACCGTGGAGCCGGCGCGCGGCCGCAACAACCTGCTGCACACGCTGCTGCTGTTcctggccgccgccgcgcgcagCGACCCGCCCGCGCTGCGCCGCCTGCATCTCGGCCGCGCCGGACTCAACATGCTGTGGATCATCGGCCGGTGACCCGCCCGGATCAATACCCTTTACCTAACTAACCTAACTTATCCGAAATCTATGGGTCGGTCTGAGAGAATCTAAGAATTGATCTAGGACCTATTTTTAACTGCAACAGAACTATAATCACattcaaatgtttttaattacaagCTATACGCACAACAGAAACAGTTACAGAGGGTGTTACTGCACCAATCGATTGATTCACATCTGTCGATGCTGATCGATTGCAGAGAAAGCTACCTTTCTCAGCGGATACCGATCAATTACCGATCGATGTAGGTAATCGGTCAACGTTGATAcagtaaaaagaaatacaaagttCAAGCAGCTCGATCGACGTCAACGTGGCTATTCTACGATCGGTCGATTGGTAACGTTACACACTAACGGCCTGATCATTTTGCTCTGACTGACTGATTTgttgtttcttattttttcattgcctagAGAAGGGAGAGAAATTCTTAGACATATAGAGAAATTCAACACGAAAGTCTTGAAATTAGTATCGCAGTATTCgactaaaatatctaaaataaaatgttgttaaaagtaatttatgtatcttttattttactatataaagtaaatattattttaagtctgACTGTTCTTAAggctttattaataaataagtcaaTGGCAATACAATCGCAATGATAATcgcagaataataattattttgttttgaaatcgCTATCGGCCTGTGCGCCGCCATGAGAGACGTTTTTACCAGTTATTCAAGGAAATTAGCTTTTAACGATGCACGTTATGCCGTGGGGTATTTACCTCGGTTTAAGCATACAATTAtgacttttcaatataatatatttaatcattatatttcATTCATTGTTTCGACGATATATGTACCttgtacatgttttatttttatggactCTGACTCCTCACTTTATCCTtactatcgtttttttttatcagtagaagaaaatatacaGCTTGACGTACTTTGGAGAGCTACGAGCTGTATGAACGTCAGTTGCGGCGCGTGCAGTAGTTGGtgcaataaaataactttaagagACGTTTCTTCTCGGTTTAAAACTCagcatattattttgaaaagaatTATACGTCGGCTgatcaaacaaaaattaataaataaaagtaatttaaaaaactaaataaaaaacccgactgcgtttctttaaatatgaagacttagtgaggcacatacggctggctttctagaatgggtcccgactgctttaattttacgatgactttcttgttttagggtttttcattttcatattattaaagaaatgcagtcgggttttttagttttttaaattacttttatttaagtatttatttatttttagttttattattttttcattttgatatatctagtgtcactctcacagtaaatacgaatctaacgacacctctcaagtcaaaatccatcaagccgtttaggctagagagtgagaaatattcgaatttggcgccaaaaatccgccattttgttttattattttgatatatccagtgtcactctcacagtactataaatacgaatctaacgacagtttatataatttcaagccaaaatccatcaagccatTAAGGCTGCaaagcgtgccaaacaattatacatacatacatacatacactcgaaaaactactataccctccttctggcgcagtcgggtaaaaagtagtGCATCTTACTAAATTGTTGTAGCTATGCTCCTGTAATGCAGAATTTTTCGAGCCCGCCtcattgatcgagtggtcgctagtgcgggtcaggcaaagtattgctggactcTGGGCAGCTGAGGCCGTCAGCTGCTCGAAAGTAGCTCGAGCTTTGGCGAACCGTGAGGCAATGTCCTCACTCTCCGATTCCAGAGCGCGTTATTGCTGACTTATTCCCAGTGACTTCTGTCAGTTTATATAATTACGAAAATGTGaacgtaaaataatacaatttatctctcgtttagaatataaaatatagtttttagaatttttgCCTGCATACTGCATGGATTTAccaaaatttattgtaatattcatgCAAAATTTTAGACAAACTTGTAGTATAagtttgtaaaattgtaatagaTTCTGCCAGAAGTTATTACTCCACACGGATGAAGTGGCAATAGCTAATATCaaacaacaacatttttttagtaAAGCAGTCTCGTTAATCTCTGAAGTAAAGGAGATCAATATCATTCCTTATTACGTACATTAGACAAGTTACAtcgtaatatttatattttcgatGGTTCATTGTAAAGGCTCAGATTTATCAGACTGCTGAAAATACATAATGATGAAAATCAAGAAAACTAATATAAGATTTTACTTAAGttacatttatttgaaatatacatttaattagaataaaaaactttGACTAGGATCCGTACAGATTTCTGTAGTCCTTAGCagcatataaaattattattacaataatatttatttctaatagtaaagtaagtaggtaatgaGTTATGTAGGCACAGTCGTGGCGTCATCTAATTCGGCGGCATCGGCCAAGTGGTCTCGCAGCGCTGCCGCCAACGCGCTGACGAAGCTCGGCAGGTCGGGCACCGCTCGGCGCGCGTGCAGCGCCCGCGCCAGGAAGGGCAGGCGGCGCAGCGCGCGCCCCGACACGGCCGCGtccgccgccgcgcgcgccaCGGCCCACAGCTGCAGGCTGGCGCGCGCCGGCTCGCTGTCAGCGAAGCGCGCGCCCTCCAGCACGCGCAGCGCGAACACGGGCTCGCGCGGCGCCACCAGCCCGCGCCCCATCAGCTCCGCGCAGCAGCCGCGCAAGATCTCGTACGCGGCTCGTGCCGACGGAGGGCCCACGCGTCGCTTGATATCGGCGCGGTCCACGAACGCCACGTCGATGGCGCCCGTCACGTTGGACGTGGTGAGCACGAGTGCGTTGGGCCGCCGTCGCAGCCGATCCAGCTGAGTGAGGAGCGCGTTCACGGCGCGGATAGAGTCAGACGGCTCGAGACCGGAGAGCGCGGCGCGACGCGCGTGTGCCAACGACTCCACTTCGTCGACGAGCACACAGGCTAACAGCCTCCGGTCCGAGACGATCTCATCGAGCCGCTCGAACAGTCTTGCTACTAACTTTCCGCTTTCTGCGAACCATTTGGAAAACAGCCCGTGTGCATTTATTTCTACAAGACGGGCTCTCGGAAATCGATCGGCGAGACGCACTGACAGTTTTTGAGCAAGTGCGCGACACAAGCTAGTCTTGCCAGTACCAGGTGGACCATGCAACAACACTACTCGGTTCCAGCCAATTATGTTAGGGTCTACACCCCGATCAGCAAACTCAAACGCAGTTTCCACAAATCGAACGGTATCCTCTTTTAATTTGGTATCATAAATGAGACTCTCCCACAGCCCGTGGAACTCTTGACTGGGCAATGACCAGACGTCAGCTGCTGCAAACTCTTCCCCTGTACTGGCATCGGTCATCGTGTCAGTTTCAGCACCAAATGCATCCAGTCTAAAGACATGATACTTAAGTTCAGTTTCAGTCACTAGAACTTCACTATCATGTTCTATATCACAAAACGTTATCATTTGAACATGTTCTTTCAGTTCAGCATTGTCTTCCAGATCAGATCCAGATAAAATAACGCCAGGTGTCAAAgatacaaaattcattaaaaaactaCGTACAAGTTCCATAACATAGTCCTTACTGGCTCGGCTTTGAGATTTTTGCACAACTTCAACATGTAATGCAGGATTCATGGCAATAAACTGCTAATATcactataaatatttcaaattaattattgaatcaAAATTTCATGTATGTCCTATAATGCGAACATTTCACTTCTCTtcattattgaattttattgttattaattagatattgtttatgttttgaaaaTTATCACAATGTTCACACAAATATATGGAGACACTACACTGAATATAACAATGAAGCAGATCTACAATCAGCAAACTAACATGCGACGCTGTAAAACAAATGATCCAAATCCAAAGAGAATGTAACTAGACTGGAATAGTCCATCAAAATCCGACGCCAAAACGACCCACTGAccatcaaattaaataaataattaaatattaaaataactgaccaagtttctttgaatttaaaattatcagtTACTGTTCATAAATTTGACAATCTCTGACATTGACAAAATGGGTAAATTCATTGCTCTATATGTTATGGATAGCAAATGATTGTTTATGGGTAGAATTTAGCAGTATATCGAATAATAGTAAATTCAAACATtctgttgtttcttttttatttttgtctctaTTTAAGCATGAAATTGGCATTTTGACAATAATTGTGTGACATCATCATAATACCTGTTTGTGGCCAATGCGccattacaaaatacatttattggCAAGTCACCTGtcaaaatgtttattctatCTGAGATTACAATGTGGAGATTTAgatcataaaaagaaaaaatattgatatttttctaCTGTTTCACAAGTATCACGCCTAATTTAATTCGCCATTATCTACCTATGGTACTTTCAagtgtaatttattatacacGTTTTTTTTCATAGATCATAATATTGCGAGTCCATCAGCTTTTTACGTCAGTAAGATTAAAGTCCTAGATTCAAATCCTCAAACTCAAACGAGAGGATTCTGGCACGCCACAAGACATGGGTCCTAGCCATGCCATTAATctaatttcaatatattttttaaaataaaaatatatgttaaataAGTTAAGTTGTCCTATCTGTACATAAGGCTACTCTCGCCTCAGTTACGCCTATTACCACCATGCCCATGTTATCACACTCCCAGTCCAACACTTACTTAAGTCATAGagaaaacgttttttttttatatagttggcattagaaaatatttttgacattgacaacTGTTTCTGTAATAATTTCTGTTTGATAGATACGACGACTTCAGTCGAAGTTGGTATTGATTCAGCGTATAAAAGCAGAACCTATAtctgaacataataataaagcATTCGATAATTTTGTTAGAAGTGTTTGACTAACAGTGATgtcatattatttaaagttgtgAACCTTAATAGAGTGGTCGCGGTGGAGCAGTGTGGGGAGTGACCCATAGTACGGGTGGCCGAAGGGCGTGCGCGAAGTTTTCCCTGTAATAATGTGGCACTAGAAGCGTTGCAGTGCAGGCTTGAGGCTGCAGAGCGGCGCGATGGCGGCCGACACAGCGGTGGCGGCCAGCCCCGAGGAGACACTCGAGTCGCTGCTGCGTGAAGCCGAAGCACTAAAGCAGAAATTGGAGGAAGAGCGTCAAAAGCTCAATGATGTATCTCGTGAGTGTCGCATGTTGGCTGGCGTCAGCCACTGTCCGCTACGTCTATTTAGTAGAGCTGCCCATTTGTCCCTGTCCCTAAAAGTTAGAAAGACATTAGACCCGCCAGAACCTGTGGGAAACTATTCTTTTAGTTGTTGTTGTTGGAACAACATGACAGTGTGCTGTTTGCAACACAAATATGTGTGCCAGTGTATTAAATATTCCAGTACTGGCTTCGTTCTGCTGCTTTGTCTAAGTGTTTAGAATAACAGTAACAAAAGTGTCAAATTGAAAaccaaataaatttaaacttaaaatcaaaaacaaaaatataaattgataatGTATTagtgtagaagatattccagacAAATTCAAAAATACTAGAATAATGTCTCTGGATAAGTTGGAGTAATGTATACTTAGCTTTTCTTAGTTTATACTGTACTGTACCTGTACAGCGGGTCTTTGGTCAAGGTATCTTAAAATATCTAGTGTACAATGTAATAGATCCTAGTGTCTAAGACTGTCTATATCTGTCATCATGTCTATATCCGAGTCATGTAGGCCTGTAATGTAATATAAAGAGATCTTTTAGGTATATATTTGTTTCAAAGTTAGTTTGTTTTGTGTGTATTGCAGTGTCATGTGTAGCAGAACGGCTGGAAACCATTGCTTTCCCCAACTTGAAGCTGCGGCGCATGCTCAAGGGCCACCAGTCCAAGGTGCTCTGTTCCGACTGGTCTCCAGATAAACGACACATTGTGTCCTCATCACAGGTAAACCTCTTGCAGCaccatacataataatatttcaattcaagTTATGTAAAAAGAAACATATGATCATAAATTAGGATTTTTTAAGAAGACATCCAATATAAAATTTCCAGCACTGTTCAGCTACAATGTAAATTTTTCAGTGTCGTGTCATGGCTTCATTTACATACAGCAGCACATTAcagccagacccgaaacaacaatttatggatcacacaaagtgatGTTTAGTGTGGGAATTGAACCTGTTACACTTCATGGGAAAGCCCGTGGCCAGTCATTGTGCCAATCGTATAGTGAATGTGGACTATCATATCAATCACaaagttgaaataatttatttgaattggaCATTTTGAATGTCTCGTTTGACTTGGCATGACTATGTCTaaatttcattagattttagaGATAAACAACCAGCTATCCATCGAGGCTTGGCTAGTTTTTACAGACTGTTTTTGGTTGTATATTTTACTCCATTGAATGttattttgaatttcaaatatATTGGAATACACATCATTTGGACTCTGCATTGAGTAAGCACGGTGATCACGGATGAAGCACGGATCCTTAAACCTtgtccgtgcgagaagagacctttggtcaggaGTGCCctcttataagctgttgatgtgaccTATCTAATGTGATGTACACATCATTTTAAAACTAGACGCATGGTTATCGCGATTAGGTACAGAATagatgtgtttgtgtgtaggATGGCAAGGTGATGGTATGGGACGCATTCACGGCCACCAAGGAGCTGACCATCGCCATGCCGAGCACGTGGGTGATGGCGTGTGCGTACGCGCCGTCCGGCAACCTGGTGGCGGCGGGCGGGCTGGACAACAAGGTCACGGTGTTCCCGCTGGCGGGCGGCGAGGACGAGCCGGCCGCGCGCAAGCGCACCGTGGCCACGCACACGTCCTACATGTCGTGCTGCCTGTTCCCCAACACCGACCGCCAGATCCTCACGGGCAGCGGCGACGGCACGTGCGCGCTGTGGGACGTCGAGTCGGGCCAACTGCTGCAGAGCTTCCAGGCGCACGCCGCCGACGTGATGGCCCTGGACCTGGCGCCGTCCGACATGGGCGACACGTTCGTGTCGGGCGGCTGCGACCGCGCCGTGCTGGTCTGGGACATGCGCACGGGCCAGGCCGTGCAGGCCTTCGACACGCACGACTCCGACGTCAACAGCGTCAAGTACCACCCGTCGGGGGACTCGCTCGTCACCGGCTCCGACGACTCCTGCTGCCGCCTGTTCGACCTGCGCGCCGACCGCGAGGTACTTACTAACTTACTTCCTTCCcaccttttatttttaggccACGTACACGGGTAGAGCGAACAGTAGATTCAAATAGCGTGCTACTACTCTAACAATATCAAGTACTCTACCTGTGTTAGTACACCAAGCGCCTGTTTCGCGACCTGAAGCAAAcacgtttttcttttctttccatTTACAATTATATTGGTCGCCAGACCATACGCGAAGCAGTCAGTGCTGCGCCCCCCACTTCTAGAAGGTGGTTATTGTTCACCGTCTCCACGACCGCAGTCGGTTTCAGCAGTTCAGCTCCTAGTTACTAGTGGGTTCCGATGCAATGTTAAACGTTCCTCATATTGCGTTTTGTATCGCTCAATTCCAGCAAACC
Proteins encoded in this window:
- the LOC118265886 gene encoding transmembrane protein 209; amino-acid sequence: MCMSPPSRLVQHTIDLNYANRKRSTSLKWILVNIALLLVFAYDLCYKCPGYTSPLHYVELCCAAVLAANALQHGLRLARARPAPPPSAAPRRAPPRPAPADCTADADVSLSPRRVWRADASPPPSPPSPASPRVDRSSPDQFIADSNSLAAYLRGYSERLRPEPAASSWATSGGCGAGYYQLSAPAAAAGADDAPAAHSPHVWRRLHLDPQRLEQWNLNLRLWLHVTILQRLVREMEAADEALAAAGLEARLGGASVERLRAAAAAAPQSALQSLPALLAYLEPFADQRYVVQRIRELARGGCLSAYRWNGGGSDWDDSKPTDAELVMHLLATYLDAALPAAGCARPFSAAHVSRAPALPPRGPGALAVRCVAPRPPHYALVLGDETVEPARGRNNLLHTLLLFLAAAARSDPPALRRLHLGRAGLNMLWIIGR
- the LOC118265887 gene encoding pachytene checkpoint protein 2 homolog translates to MNPALHVEVVQKSQSRASKDYVMELVRSFLMNFVSLTPGVILSGSDLEDNAELKEHVQMITFCDIEHDSEVLVTETELKYHVFRLDAFGAETDTMTDASTGEEFAAADVWSLPSQEFHGLWESLIYDTKLKEDTVRFVETAFEFADRGVDPNIIGWNRVVLLHGPPGTGKTSLCRALAQKLSVRLADRFPRARLVEINAHGLFSKWFAESGKLVARLFERLDEIVSDRRLLACVLVDEVESLAHARRAALSGLEPSDSIRAVNALLTQLDRLRRRPNALVLTTSNVTGAIDVAFVDRADIKRRVGPPSARAAYEILRGCCAELMGRGLVAPREPVFALRVLEGARFADSEPARASLQLWAVARAAADAAVSGRALRRLPFLARALHARRAVPDLPSFVSALAAALRDHLADAAELDDATTVPT
- the LOC118265888 gene encoding guanine nucleotide-binding protein subunit beta-5; translation: MAADTAVAASPEETLESLLREAEALKQKLEEERQKLNDVSLSCVAERLETIAFPNLKLRRMLKGHQSKVLCSDWSPDKRHIVSSSQDGKVMVWDAFTATKELTIAMPSTWVMACAYAPSGNLVAAGGLDNKVTVFPLAGGEDEPAARKRTVATHTSYMSCCLFPNTDRQILTGSGDGTCALWDVESGQLLQSFQAHAADVMALDLAPSDMGDTFVSGGCDRAVLVWDMRTGQAVQAFDTHDSDVNSVKYHPSGDSLVTGSDDSCCRLFDLRADREVARYSKESIIFGVNSVEWSVSGRLVFAGYSDYTACAWDALRGARVCVLCGHEHRVTRVQLAPDGTALSTASWDATIRIWA